ttacaaaaggcatcaaggcgagactccaagacactggatagcgtccaggtttcgtttccataaaacaaaattggcagtatcaaggcatggtccttctgcataaggaccctcatctccaaatgctcttttttttttctttttttgatcgagttcacatggctcctgctgccagaccaatccgtctactaacTTCTTGGTCTAACAGGCCAGAGACATGGACTGCGCTACAACGTTACGTAAACCTCTCTGTGACTTCTACGTCCTCACCGCAgccatggatcgactgaatgggttcccctaacaagcccccaaaatCCCGACtcatggtcttggtccaggagacctctaggcccaagggcttcgcctcgttGCTAAATTCATCAGAGATTCCAGAgactcaaataggatagcaacatcatcggcaaagtcaaggtctgagatcttaatattgcccagtgttgctccacactgactttgggagtacttttgcccattatccagttcatgcaggtgttgaaaaggttggtgcaaggacgcagctttgcctcacccctgtattaacagggaagaagtttgacaggcccccaccacactttacagcactttcagtaccggtatataggcctgctattaggccaataattcgTGTctgaattcccctaagtctcaggacctcccatagcgattctcgatgctcCGAgctaaacgccttcttgaggtcgatgtaggctgcaagcaacccacgtgcgaactcacgacggcgttccacagtgactcgatatatatatatatatatatatatatatatatatatatatatatatatatatatatatatatatatatagatatatatatatatagatagatatatatatatattatatatatatatatatatatatatatatatatatatatatatatatatatatatatattgtgaaggcggaatccaggtggatttcggaacTGCTATCTcgttatcaataaatctagtttgtgcattgagtgttttatcatttatatatatacatatatatatatatatatatatatatatatatatataatatatatatatatatatatatacatatatatatatatacatatatatatatatatatatatatatatatatatatatatatatatatatatatatatatatacatatatatatatatatatatatatgtgtgtgtgtgtgtgtgtgtgtgtgtgtgtgtgtgtgtgtgtgtgtgtgtgtgtgtgtgtatgtgtatatatttattatttttttgttatttgtattattatgtatgtgtgtatgtaaacatatataaataaataaatgaatgaataaatgaatatatatatatatatatatatatatatatatatatatatatatatatatattatatatatatatatattttatatatatatatatatatatatatataaagatatatatacaatacgtctgtatatgtgtgtatatatatatatatatatatatatatatatatatatatatatatatatatatatatatatatataattattttttttttttttttttttttttttttttttttttttttttttttctttttctctttttttttttttctctctctctctctttttatacccatgtatattagatagatatatagatagatctgtgAATATacgtaaacagataaacaaatatataatgacatGCATTTACGCGCGTTAGTTACGCGTAAATATGTGATGATAGAGCATATCATTGCCATATACTttagtaatgttattgttatttctcagGTGCCTGTTAAATCACCTTCTCGAAGGAAAGgagatggtgttttttttttcaaatgccgaAATTTATTTAGTCGAACAGAAGACGGGAGAAACAGAATTATGACAATAATCGTTACAAATCACTCAAAGAAGTGCAAAGCTCTCAGATCAAATCCAAAACTGAATGAAACCTGAAGACAGCGTCGACGAAGAAGGGAAGACCTCGCCGCCCCTTCCACGAGGCCACAGAGGTCAGTCCAGCGCAAGGGTGGCGTTGGTCCGGAGGTGCAGCAAGATCTCCGCGTTGGGGAAGACACACAGAGGGTAGATCTTGTGGCACGGGTTGCCCTCCTGCCCGTGCCACACCGCCTTGTCGTATTTGCCGAAGGAGGTGGTCTCGTCGCTCTCCTCGCGCCCTCTGGAGGCGATGTGATGATAATTTTAGGAGAAATGTATGCACAGTGAGGTAATAAGCCTGAATATCACTGGCTTTCTCTTTCGATAAAATTCCCCGCATAGATTAATGGCAATCCCTTAACCCGGCAATCTGCTTGATTTGAGTTTCTTTAGCCGTGTCTTGTTTACCTAAAAAGTAGATAATTGACTGTTACCTTCATTCCTAAATTTCGAAAGTGCCTCAAGCTCTTCCTCGCAGGTCTTTACTTCGATCTTTGCTAAATGCCAGTCCCTTCCCAATTACCTGTACGGCAGCAGGAACACGATCTCGTCGTCCTCCAGTTCCCGCGGGTCCTTCTGCGCCAGCTCGCACACCAGGCGGAGGCCGCACTGGTCGCTGTCCTTCGAGGCGATCTGGAGGGAACAGGGAAGTTAGCTTCTGGGAAAAGCGCCTTCTGTTCTCAGAGGTACTGATAAGATTTTCTGGTGACGGTATGTGCAAATGAGGCAAATGGTTCAAACAGATTATAAGTTTTTGCTAGATTTTCTTCTTGTTCGCCGAACCGGTAATACACAAACATAagaaatcacacgcacacacacactcacgcacacacacaatcatacacactcacacaccttaCCTTCCAGTACATCTCCTCCAAAGTGTCCTCATCCATCACCTCGTCGAGACTCCTCCTCTTGCGCCCATACCATCCACCTCCGCACcatccacatcctcctccacatcctccgcATCCATGGCGGTGGTGACCTATGAGGTAACCCTAAAGGGGAAATTTAGATTTTGCTTACATGCATTTGAAATACTGTATGTTGGAGCTATTTCATGAGATTAGCATTCATTTGAGATCATGTTATGCCTGTTGTTTATATTAGACGTTCATGCTCATAATAATGTTCTGTAGATGTTGTGGATGAAGGGCAGACAGAAACGCATAAAAACAGCTTATAATGCGGAAATAATTTTGCGTATTGTTTAAGTAGTTACTACTGAAAGCTGTATGGAGCCAACAAGCGCTTCGAGGCTTTTTTAGACACAAGACAAACTGGAGTAAGGAACTGTAAATTACTGTAAAGCGAAATGAAATATCCAACGTCGTGAATTAAATCCTCGTAATTTATACTCAAACTCAAAGGACAGGATTTCAAGATTTCAGTGCAGAGCTGTTCAGCATACGCTAGTGGTAGAAAGAATAAATATTAGGCCCGAACTCACCCCAGCAAAGCCGAGCGCACCGGCGGCGAAGCGACCACAACAGGGCtcgggcgcggcggcggcggcggcctcgGCCTCCGGCGGCGAGATGGCGCCCAGGGCCAACAGGGACGCCACGGCCAGGGTCGCCAAGTCCCTATTCATGACTCCTTAGTTCTGCTTTCTGGTGGGAAAGAGGTGAAGGGGGTATATGGGTGTGTTAATAAGTTGATTATCTTTAATcccctaaccctctctctctctctctctctctctctctctctctctctctctctctctctctctctctctctctctctctctctctctctctctctctctctcctcacctctcctctccctctacctctccctctccctctccctctccctgtccctctccctcccctctccctctctctctcgctcgccctctcactttctctcctttcctcttttccctctccctcttagtTTCTCTCTAAATCTATCAACCAATCTgtctataaaaatatacatatgtttgttcaTATTAAGTAGTTATAGGTCTTTTGGTCAGCATTTCCACTTCCTTGCAAGAAGCACAGAGAAGATACCAGCGTATCCTCACCGAAAACCACCAGAGCTCTCCTCTCACCGAAGGACGGCTGAAGACACGCTGATCCTCGGCAGGACAGTGTGAGGTCGTTTCCTTTGGGAAGGAGGTTATATACCCTGCAGGACAGCTCAAGGTCACTaaagaggagcagcagcagggaCTTGAGACAACACTCGAATTTCTCGCTCCTTCACGCACACGTCACGAAGGTACCTCTGACGTCACAGGGTTTGAAGATCTTGGCTTTTACAGAACAAGGCATAATTTTTTGATGGATgaaaaggagtaagagaaggagagttgaaaactggaaagagagagacagggagagagcaaTAGACGAAGAAGCAAAAGGGAGACCGAaatgagaggaatatatatatatatatatatattatatatttttatatatatatatatatatatatattttaaatattatatatatatataatacacatatatatatatatatatatatatatatatatatatatatatatatatatatatatatatatatatatatatatatatgttggtgtgtgtgtgttgtgtgtgtgtgtgtgtgtgtgtgtgtgtgtgtgtgtgtgtgtgtgtgtgtgtgtgttgttgtgtgtgtgtgtgtgtgttgttgtgtgtgtgtgtgtgtgtggtgtgtgtgtgtgtgtgtgtgtgtgtgtgtgtgtgtgtgtgtgtgtgtgtgtgtgtgtgtgtgtgtgtgtgtgtgcacatatgtatatttattaatatattcacctctttatatatatcggtTTATTTGTGGCATATGTTGGTCACTAGTGGCCATGGATATGCACCTTGATGAGTTATGATTCATGATTGGCTTTAGAACAGCCCAGAATTACTGTATAGAACCCTCGCTATAAGCCAACCGCCACTTCACGTGTTGTGCCATTGCTCTGCAACGGCAATTAAGTGTCTTCTCCAGGATGCCGGTCGGAGTAAGGTGCTATGGAAAACAGACGAACTGCCATTGGGGCTCCAGCACTGAATCTTTCCCCGAGCTATAAATTTGCTAACTTAAAAACAACGATAGCAAATATCAGTGCAGGAACCTAGTCACTGCAAGCCACTGTGCGGACATCATTCActgacgtgcacacacacacacaaacacacacacacacacacacacacacacacacacacacacatacacacacacacacacgtacgcatgcactcacacaacgaagaaaaaatgaaaaggggaaggagacacagacagagaaagaaaaatatggaactGCTAGAgcaatacgagaaaaaaaaatgcactaagAATAtacgaggggaggagaaaaactatagaataaaaaaaggggaaataataaattatacgCAATGAAATAAACCAAGCGACAGATAGATCAACCAGGAACAAAGACAGAGGGAAGAAATGTATTTACTGAAGActtaagaaaacacaaaaaagcgAAGCCCTTAAAGGTGCAGCAAACATTTCGGCCTCAGATCGATTTGTCGGCGTTTTCCATTCTTTACTTGATCACCTTGAACCCAAAAAGTCCCAAAAATCAAGTTCTTTGGTGTCGACGGAATTCCCGGCAATGTCTGGCTTCTGTTTGccatttttggggggatttttgctTCTTAGGAGACTGGTGTTGGACataggtggggttgggggttgttcttatcagaaagggagaaagagatagagtgtgaaatgaggggaagaaggcaagaaggacaagaagatgcagaagacagaaaagagaaaagaacggaAGCTTTAAGTAAAAGATGTCGAAGGTAGAAACAAAAGTAGtagataataatggaataatgataatgatattaatataaaaaaagatagaaaaaaagggaaaaacaaaatattaaaaggaaagaaaaacaaggtgaagaagatgagaagaagacagaaaaaaaagaagcagacgaAAACAAATtgcgagaaaaaaaagtagacgaAAATATAAGTTgatgaaacagaaaatgaaaaaaagagaaaatcaaccTTGAAAATCAAAACAAGAAATCAACAGCAGCGTGTTActagagaaaacagaaacagtACGAGTCatcctgctgttgttgttaccagTCGCGAGCAGCATCCGGCCGCGAGACAGAGGAAGGCGAAAGGAAGAcataaggagaagggagata
The Penaeus monodon isolate SGIC_2016 chromosome 9, NSTDA_Pmon_1, whole genome shotgun sequence DNA segment above includes these coding regions:
- the LOC119577047 gene encoding uncharacterized protein LOC119577047, with translation MNRDLATLAVASLLALGAISPPEAEAAAAAAPEPCCGRFAAGALGFAGGYLIGHHRHGCGGCGGGCGWCGGGWYGRKRRSLDEVMDEDTLEEMYWKIASKDSDQCGLRLVCELAQKDPRELEDDEIVFLLPYRGREESDETTSFGKYDKAVWHGQEGNPCHKIYPLCVFPNAEILLHLRTNATLALD